From the Streptomyces sp. Sge12 genome, the window GCCGCCGCGGAATGGGACGAGCGCGAAGAGACTCCCTGGCCCGTCATCCAGGAGGCCGCCAAGGTCGGCATCTACTCGCTGGACTTCTACGCCCAGCAGTTCTTCGACCCGACCGGCCTCGGCATCCCGATGGCGATGGAGGAGCTCTTCTGGGGCGACGCGGGCATCGCGCTCTCCATCGTCGGCACGGGGCTCGCGGCCATCGGCGTCGTCGCCAACGGCACCGAGGAGCAGATCGGCACCTGGATCCCGCAGATGTACGGGACCCCGGACGACGTGAAGGTCGCCGCCTTCTGCTCCTCCGAGCCGGACGCGGGCTCCGACGTCGGCTCGATGCGCACCCGGGCGGTCTACGACCAGGCCAGGGACGAGTGGGTGCTCAACGGCACCAAGACCTGGGCCACCAACGGCGGTATCGCCAACGTGCACATCGTGGTCGCGGTCGTGGATCCCGAGCTGGGGACCAAGGGGCACGCCTCCTTCATCGTCCCGCCGAACACCCCCGGACTGTCCCAGGGCCAGAAGTTCAAGAAGCACGGCATCCGCGCCTCCCACACCGCCGAGGTGGTGCTGGAGGACGTACGGATCCCCGGCTCCTGCCTGCTCGGCGGCAAGGAGAAGCTGGACGAGCGCCTCGCGCGGGCCCACGAGCGGGCGCGCAGCGGTGGGGGCGAGCGGGTGAAGAACGCGGCCATGGCCACCTTCGAGGCCTCCCGGCCCGCGGTCGGCGCGATGGCCGTCGGTACGGCGCGCGCGGCGTACGAGGTCGCCCTCGACTACGCGAAGACCCGCACCCAGTTCGGCCGCCCGATCATCGACAACCAGGGCGTGGCCTTCCAGCTCGCCGACATGCGGACCCGGATCGACGCGGCCCGGCTGCTGGTGTGGCGGGCGTCCTGGATGGCCGTCGCGGGCCGGCCGTTCGAGTCGGCGGAGGGCTCGATGTCGAAGCTCTTCGCGAGCGAGGTCGCCAAGGAGGTCACCGCCCAGGCGGTCCAGATCCTCGGGGGCAACGGATTCACGCGCGAGTACCCCGTGGAGCGCATGCACCGCGACAGCGCCATCTACACGATCTTCGAGGGCACCAGTGAGATCCAGCGCCTCGTGATCGCGCGCACGATCTCCGGTATGCCGATCCGCTAGGCCGGGGAGGACGCGGAGGGCGGGGCGGCGGGTGCGGTGGCCGCGCCCTGCGCCCGGCCCAGGCGGGTGAGGCAGAACGTGGTGAACTCGTCGGGGCCGTACTTGGGATCGGCGATGTAGTCGCCCGGGGCGCAGGGCGCATCGGACGCGCCGGGCCCGCCCGTGACGCGGAACTCGGCGCGGGGCGAGGCGCAGGGCTCGGTCCGCAGGTCCTGGTCGCTCCAGCTGCCCTCGTTGCGCACGCACTGGCCCGTGGTCAGCTTCGCGTCGCCGATCATGATGCCGAGCAGGATGAGGACCGGGACGGCCAGCACGGCGAGCAGCACCGGCGTCATCAGGAGCAGCGCCGGGGGCCGGCGCCACAGCGGCCTGCCCGGGTCGAGCGCGGGCCGGTGGCCGCCCGCCGGGGGAGCGAGCCTGCGGAAGGACGCCCGCGGGCCGAGGTTCATCAGCAGGGTCACGGGCGTGATGAACAGGGACAGCGGCCCCCACCAGCCCTGCCACAGGGTGTCTGACGACATCCGGCGGTAGGTGGCGAGCCCGCAGTCGCGGCAGAAGGGCCCGCCCAGGCTCAGGAACCGCATCAGTACGACCATGCCCTGGTGGCCGCGTACGGTCGCGTGCGCGGCCGGCCAGGCCCCGCACAGCCGGCAGCCGTACCGGCCGGGCTCCGGGTGCGTGCCGTACGCGCCGTAGGGCTGCGGTGAGCCGAACCCCCCTGGGCCGGGCGGACCGCTCTGCGGCGGGACGGGCACGGTGTAGGGGCCGTACGGGCCGGCGCCCTGCGGGGGCGGGGGCTGTGGCGGAGTGGCCACGGGGGTCTCCTCGGTCGCTCTTGATCACCGGTGCGGTGATCAAGACACCCTAGGGGCATGCCGGGCTCGTAGCGTCCGGGCCTCAGGGCCGCAGCAGCCGGGCGAGGGCTCGGCCGAAGAGGAACCGGCCCGCCGCCGCGACCGCCGGGTCCAGGGCGCGGGGGAGGCCGCGCATCCGCAGCTCCTCGCGCCAGTGGATCTCCGAGCCGCCCGTGGCGAGGGGGCGGATCTCGATCTCCGCCCAGCCCGTCACCGCCCGGCCGCGCTTCTCCAGCCGGACCAATCCCGGCAAACCGTCCGCGGGGGGCCGCCAGACGACGACCTCCATGCGGTCGTCGAACGTGATCCTGCTCACGCCCGTGCGGGCCGTGAAGATCGTTCCGACATGCGTCGGCGGAGCCGTCTCGATGATCGTCCGGGTGAGCGGGACCTGCGCGCCGTGGCGCTCCCAGTCTGTGAGCATCGGCCACGCCTCGACCGGGGAGAAAGACGTGCGGTGAACGATCCGGATAGCGGGCATGAGCGCATGGTAATCGGGCATACACACCCTGAACTGGACGGCGAATATGGGTTCCGTCCGGGGGCGGCGATCAGTAATACTCACCGCCACTGTGGATCGCGGAATCGACCGGGTGACCACCGGCGCTCCCGCCCCACTTCGCGAGGAGGTGCGCCATGTGCTCCCACCAGCCACCCTGCCCTACCGCCGACAGCGCCGATCACGACGCCGCCCGCATTGTGGCCTCTCACCCCGAACAGGGTTGGAGCCTGCTGTGCAACGGAGTCGTGATGTTCGACGACACCGGTGAACTGCTCCCCGACAGCCGCACGGTGGAACCCCGCCGCCCGGCACTGGTCTGAGCGAGGAGGCAGCATGCGCCAGCAGCTGATCCGTAAGCCCGTCCCGAAGCCCGCCCCCCGAGACCTGGACCTGCGCACACCGTCGGGCAGACCCCTCCCGTACTGACGGGAGCCCAGGTGTTGACCACTCACCCGGCCCACCGGCCGTGAGTCAGCCGGTGGGCGCAGCCGCGCCGCCCAGGAACGCCGTCTCGTACGCGGTGTCCCCGATCGCCGCGCGGGCCTGCTGCTCGCCCTGGTCCCGCAGGGCGGTCAGCGAGGGCGATCCGCCCATCTGCGGCCGGCCCACCGTGCGCCACCAGGCGTGCCCGGTGCCCAGCAGCCGCGCCGCCAGCTCCCCGTCGCCGAGTCCGGCCACCGCCGCGGCCAGCACGTCCAGGCCCAGCGCGATGCCGAAGCGGTCGCCGAGCAGCCGTTTCCCGGAGAGCATGGCCCTCACGTGCCGGGCGGCCTCCCCGTGGTCCCCCATGCCCAGCGCGGCCACCGCCAGGATGTAGTCGGCGTACGCCCGCAGCCAGCGATCGCCCAGCTCCACGCAGGCCTCCCGCAGGGACCGCGCCTCCTCGGTCGCCTCCTCGAAACGCCTCAGGTCGCACAGGGCGTAGCCGGTGGCCAGCTTGCACAGGAGCCAGCCGGCGCCGCTGGTCCGCCCGCCGTGGCCGGCCCGGGCCCGTGGGCCGGCGAGCCGCAGGGCCCGTACCGGGTCGCCGGGCATGAGGACCGAGACCGCGTGCAGGTAGGCCGCGCGCAACTCCCGCTCCGGGTCCGCGAGCCGGGCGGCGTCCCGCGAGCAGGTGTCGCCGAGCCGCTGGGCCGCCTCCAACTCGCCCTGGAGCAGCGCGGTGAGCCCGAGGGCCCACACGGCCTGGTTGTGCGCGCTCCCGGTACGCGGAGCGGCCCGCAGGGCCCGTTCCAGGAAGCCGCGGCCCTCGTGCACGTGCCCGCACGCGAACCAGTAGAACCACAGCGCCCCCGCCATCTCCAGCGCCGCCGTCGGGTCGGCGGTGAGGAGGTGTTCCAGGGCGGTACGCAGCTGCGCGTGCTCGGCGGCGATCCTGCGGTACCAGTCCACCTGCCCGGGGCCCATCCAGCCCTGGTCGGCGGCCTGGGAGAGGGCCGCGTACCAGTGGGCGTGCCGGTCGGTGACGATCCCCACCTCGCCGAGCTCGTCCAGCCAGTCCTGCCCGTACTCGCGGATCGTGTCCAGCATCCGGTAGCGGGCCCCGGCACCGCGTTCCTCGGTGCGCAGGACCACGGACTTGGCGGCCAGGCCCGCCAGCACCCGTTCCACGCGGGCGGCGGCCAACGGGCCGCCCGAACAGACCGCGCGCGCCGCCGCGATGTCGAAGTCGCCGGTGAAGACCGAGAGCCGGGCCCACAGAAGCCGCTCCAGCGGCTCGCACAGTTCGTGGCTCCAGCCGATGGTGGTGCGCATGGTCCGGTGCCGGTGCCGGTGCGGGAGGGCGACCCGGGCGTCGGAGAGCACCTCGAAGCGTTCGCCGATCCGTTCGGCCATGTGCTCCAGCGTCCACAACCGCATCCGGGCGCCGGCGAGTTCCAGCGCGAGCGGAATGCCGTCCAGGCGCCGGCACACCTCGGCGGCCACCGCGGTCCGGGCGGGGTCGGTGAAGACGGCGGCGGCCCGGGGGGCCGCCGCCAGCGCGCGGGCCCGGAAGAGGGCGAGGGCGTCGCTGTCGGGTCCTTCGCAGGGCAGCGGCCGGACCTCGACGACCTCCTCGGTCGGCATGTCGAGCGGCTCGCGGGAGGTGACCAGGACCGTCAGGCCCGGTGCGGACTGCAGGAGTTCACCGACGAGGTGGCGGCAGGCGGCCACCAGGTGCTCGCAGGTGTCCAGGACGAGGAGGAGCTCCTTGTCCGCCATCCACGCGCACAACTCCTCGTCGGGAGGGCGCGGGGAGTGGTCGGCGAGACCGAGCGTGTGGGCGATGGTGGCGGTGAGCAGGCTCGGATCGCGCAGCGGTGACAGCTCCGTCCACCACACCCCGTCGGGCCGTGACCGGCCGGCGGCGGCGACGGCCCGCAGGGCGAGCCGTGACTTGCCGACGCCCCCCACCCCGGTGAGGGTGACCAGTCTTCGCTCGCGCAACAGGTCTTCGAGCAGCGTGAGTTCACGCTCGCGACCGATGAAGCTCGCAGGTTCCGGCGGCAGGTTGCCCGGCACCGGGCGGCGGTCCGGTCCTGGATCGCCGTCCGCGGAGTCTGCCTGATTGTCATTGAACGAGTACTCACCGAACACGGAAGTATTGTGCGCGATCTTCCCGTTCGGGCGTGCCGTTCAGGCCGGATCGGTACCTTTCACGCGACGAGTGTGATCCGCCGCTCCGCGGAGAAGGATCCCCAGTTGCCGTCGGGGAGCCTGGCCCGCAGCTTGACGGTCCACACCGTGCCGGCCGGCTCGGCCACCGTGAGCCGGTGTTCCGCCCGCCCGCTGGGCACCGCGCCCGCTCCGAACTGGATGACGGTCGTGGGCAGTCCGTTGACGTACAGCTCGTACTCGGTGGTCTCGCGGCCGGTGTCCGGGGCGGTCCAGTTCAGCGTGACCGCGCCCGGGGAGGCGGTGGCGGTGAATGCGGCGGGGGCGGTGCCCGGCCCGTCGCCGGAGGCGGGCGGGGTCGTCACGTCCACCGCCGGACCGTCGGGGGAGGAGTTGTCCGCCCCGTCGCGGGCCCGGACGGTGAAGGTGTAGACGGTGTCCGGCTGGAGGCCGGTCAGCGCGGTGCCGCTCTCGGCGGGGCCGGCGGTGTGGATCCGGACTCCGCCCTGGTAGATGTCGTAGGCCGTCACGCCCGTGTCGTCGGTCGAGGCCGTCCAGGACACCTGGGCGGACCGGGGGCCGGTCGCCCGGGCGGTGGTGGTGGCCGGGGTGGTGGGGGCCCCGCGGTCCTCCGCCTTGGCCGCCGGGGTGGTGACCCGGGCGGCGGGGCCGGGGCCGGAGAGGTTCCCGGCGGCGTCCTTGGCCCGGACGGTGAAGGTGTATCCGGTCTGCGGGGCCAGGCCGGTGATGTCCACCATGGTCTTCTCGGCGGGGAGTTCGCGGACCATGTGGTC encodes:
- a CDS encoding acyl-CoA dehydrogenase family protein, which codes for MAEFTMELNDDQKQVRDWIHGFAADVMRPAAAEWDEREETPWPVIQEAAKVGIYSLDFYAQQFFDPTGLGIPMAMEELFWGDAGIALSIVGTGLAAIGVVANGTEEQIGTWIPQMYGTPDDVKVAAFCSSEPDAGSDVGSMRTRAVYDQARDEWVLNGTKTWATNGGIANVHIVVAVVDPELGTKGHASFIVPPNTPGLSQGQKFKKHGIRASHTAEVVLEDVRIPGSCLLGGKEKLDERLARAHERARSGGGERVKNAAMATFEASRPAVGAMAVGTARAAYEVALDYAKTRTQFGRPIIDNQGVAFQLADMRTRIDAARLLVWRASWMAVAGRPFESAEGSMSKLFASEVAKEVTAQAVQILGGNGFTREYPVERMHRDSAIYTIFEGTSEIQRLVIARTISGMPIR
- a CDS encoding LppU/SCO3897 family protein; the protein is MATPPQPPPPQGAGPYGPYTVPVPPQSGPPGPGGFGSPQPYGAYGTHPEPGRYGCRLCGAWPAAHATVRGHQGMVVLMRFLSLGGPFCRDCGLATYRRMSSDTLWQGWWGPLSLFITPVTLLMNLGPRASFRRLAPPAGGHRPALDPGRPLWRRPPALLLMTPVLLAVLAVPVLILLGIMIGDAKLTTGQCVRNEGSWSDQDLRTEPCASPRAEFRVTGGPGASDAPCAPGDYIADPKYGPDEFTTFCLTRLGRAQGAATAPAAPPSASSPA
- a CDS encoding SRPBCC family protein, which encodes MPAIRIVHRTSFSPVEAWPMLTDWERHGAQVPLTRTIIETAPPTHVGTIFTARTGVSRITFDDRMEVVVWRPPADGLPGLVRLEKRGRAVTGWAEIEIRPLATGGSEIHWREELRMRGLPRALDPAVAAAGRFLFGRALARLLRP
- a CDS encoding DUF5999 family protein, whose translation is MCSHQPPCPTADSADHDAARIVASHPEQGWSLLCNGVVMFDDTGELLPDSRTVEPRRPALV
- a CDS encoding ATP-binding protein, whose translation is MFGEYSFNDNQADSADGDPGPDRRPVPGNLPPEPASFIGRERELTLLEDLLRERRLVTLTGVGGVGKSRLALRAVAAAGRSRPDGVWWTELSPLRDPSLLTATIAHTLGLADHSPRPPDEELCAWMADKELLLVLDTCEHLVAACRHLVGELLQSAPGLTVLVTSREPLDMPTEEVVEVRPLPCEGPDSDALALFRARALAAAPRAAAVFTDPARTAVAAEVCRRLDGIPLALELAGARMRLWTLEHMAERIGERFEVLSDARVALPHRHRHRTMRTTIGWSHELCEPLERLLWARLSVFTGDFDIAAARAVCSGGPLAAARVERVLAGLAAKSVVLRTEERGAGARYRMLDTIREYGQDWLDELGEVGIVTDRHAHWYAALSQAADQGWMGPGQVDWYRRIAAEHAQLRTALEHLLTADPTAALEMAGALWFYWFACGHVHEGRGFLERALRAAPRTGSAHNQAVWALGLTALLQGELEAAQRLGDTCSRDAARLADPERELRAAYLHAVSVLMPGDPVRALRLAGPRARAGHGGRTSGAGWLLCKLATGYALCDLRRFEEATEEARSLREACVELGDRWLRAYADYILAVAALGMGDHGEAARHVRAMLSGKRLLGDRFGIALGLDVLAAAVAGLGDGELAARLLGTGHAWWRTVGRPQMGGSPSLTALRDQGEQQARAAIGDTAYETAFLGGAAAPTG
- a CDS encoding fibronectin type III domain-containing protein, which produces MRRSAPTLAPCLAALGLAALTACTAPDTRPPPAPGGLTAQAGSATSVHVMWEAAAGRDGVIGYQVFEADHMVRELPAEKTMVDITGLAPQTGYTFTVRAKDAAGNLSGPGPAARVTTPAAKAEDRGAPTTPATTTARATGPRSAQVSWTASTDDTGVTAYDIYQGGVRIHTAGPAESGTALTGLQPDTVYTFTVRARDGADNSSPDGPAVDVTTPPASGDGPGTAPAAFTATASPGAVTLNWTAPDTGRETTEYELYVNGLPTTVIQFGAGAVPSGRAEHRLTVAEPAGTVWTVKLRARLPDGNWGSFSAERRITLVA